Proteins from a genomic interval of Kaistia defluvii:
- a CDS encoding GntR family transcriptional regulator, producing MPREKSSPAPVTAPAGIGFEPLMHADLGEQTYAAIRMRILRRELETGQQIPIDLVAAELGVSRTPVLDAMKRLAAEGLVEIRARRGCYVRALTTDDVREIFEVREAVELHGIRMAIREGRNVALARTLEEACEAMEAATAGDVYVDYDRFTEWDRAFHRAIVTSGGNHRLQELYGNLHVHLHIMRVHYFRELEAAIRIKADHRAILDAIRHGDLAAAEAAMSAHNFITRDRITANLAGDGGRM from the coding sequence TTGCCCCGCGAAAAATCCTCTCCCGCCCCTGTCACCGCGCCGGCCGGCATCGGCTTCGAGCCGTTGATGCATGCCGATCTGGGCGAGCAGACCTATGCCGCCATCCGCATGCGCATCCTCCGGCGCGAGCTGGAAACCGGCCAGCAGATCCCGATCGATCTCGTCGCCGCGGAACTCGGCGTCAGCCGGACACCGGTGCTGGACGCCATGAAGCGGCTGGCCGCCGAAGGGCTGGTCGAGATCCGGGCGCGGCGCGGCTGCTATGTGCGCGCGCTGACAACAGACGATGTCCGCGAGATCTTCGAGGTGCGCGAAGCGGTCGAACTGCACGGCATCCGTATGGCAATCCGGGAGGGGCGCAACGTGGCGCTTGCGAGAACGCTGGAGGAAGCCTGCGAGGCGATGGAAGCGGCCACCGCCGGCGACGTCTATGTCGATTACGACCGGTTCACCGAATGGGACCGCGCCTTCCATCGCGCCATCGTGACATCCGGCGGCAACCACCGGCTCCAAGAACTCTACGGCAATCTGCATGTGCATCTGCACATCATGCGGGTCCACTATTTCCGCGAGCTGGAAGCGGCGATCCGCATCAAGGCCGACCATCGCGCCATCCTCGACGCCATTCGCCACGGCGATCTCGCCGCCGCCGAGGCGGCGATGTCGGCGCATAACTTCATCACCCGCGACCGCATCACCGCCAATCTGGCGGGTGATGGCGGCCGCATGTAG
- a CDS encoding 2,4'-dihydroxyacetophenone dioxygenase family protein, with protein MSDNTTVNHSGLETDADSKRIPYRHPQPKESFPEIVIPNAIPTDERLWVPQQENVWFRPLCLSASRGYWMNLLRVRKSGVLSRHRHPQPVHGWVLKGSWHYLEHDWTAEEGSYVYEAPGETHTLVVEPHVTEMITLFQVNGAMIYVDPDGAVQGYEDVFTKIDLCRKHYTDVGLGEGYIDQLIR; from the coding sequence ATGAGCGACAACACCACGGTCAACCATTCCGGCCTCGAAACCGACGCGGATTCGAAGCGCATCCCCTATCGGCATCCGCAGCCGAAGGAATCCTTCCCCGAGATCGTCATTCCCAACGCGATCCCGACTGACGAGCGGCTCTGGGTGCCGCAGCAGGAAAACGTCTGGTTCCGTCCGCTCTGCTTGTCGGCAAGCCGGGGCTACTGGATGAACCTGCTTCGGGTGCGGAAGTCGGGCGTGCTGTCGCGCCACCGCCATCCGCAGCCGGTGCATGGCTGGGTGCTGAAGGGCAGCTGGCACTATCTGGAGCACGACTGGACGGCGGAGGAGGGCTCCTATGTCTACGAGGCGCCGGGCGAGACGCACACGCTGGTGGTCGAGCCGCATGTGACCGAGATGATCACACTGTTCCAGGTCAATGGCGCGATGATCTATGTCGATCCCGACGGCGCCGTGCAGGGCTATGAGGACGTCTTCACCAAGATCGACCTCTGCCGCAAGCACTACACCGATGTCGGCCTCGGCGAGGGCTATATCGACCAGCTGATCCGGTGA
- a CDS encoding VOC family protein: MKYLHTMVRVTDVDKSIAFYKELGLNEVRRIDNEKGRYTLYFLAAPGDEAAQVELTFNWDPEVYGEGRNFGHLAYLVEDIYALCDKLQKAGIVINRPPRDGHMAFVRSPDNISIELIQAGDPLPPQEPWASMPNTGKW, from the coding sequence ATGAAGTATCTCCACACCATGGTCCGCGTCACCGACGTCGACAAGTCGATCGCCTTCTACAAGGAGCTCGGCCTGAACGAGGTGCGCCGCATCGACAATGAGAAGGGCCGCTACACGCTGTATTTCCTCGCAGCGCCCGGCGACGAGGCCGCCCAGGTCGAACTGACCTTCAACTGGGACCCAGAAGTGTATGGCGAAGGCCGCAATTTCGGTCACCTCGCCTATCTGGTCGAGGACATCTACGCGCTCTGCGACAAGCTGCAGAAGGCTGGCATCGTCATCAACCGCCCGCCCCGCGACGGCCACATGGCCTTCGTCCGCTCGCCCGACAACATCTCGATCGAGCTGATCCAGGCCGGCGATCCGCTGCCGCCGCAGGAGCCCTGGGCCTCGATGCCGAATACGGGCAAGTGGTAG
- a CDS encoding L,D-transpeptidase: MRDKAARLIQWLKRPLSLALLGCAAAVALAPALPAQAGIRDMLNINEQPGVVPTKQESLLPPEFRPQPVYFRSNEPPGTIVINTDERFLYLVQPDNRAIRYGVGVGRDGFQWSGLLKISRKAEWPDWRPPAEMIQRQPYLPRFMAGGEGNPMGARALYLGDTIYRIHGTNQPQTIGHALSSGCFRMVNNDVIDLFDRVPVGTKVIVRQQAKL, from the coding sequence ATGCGAGACAAAGCGGCCCGTCTTATCCAGTGGCTGAAACGTCCCCTGTCGCTCGCCCTGCTCGGCTGTGCCGCCGCCGTGGCGCTGGCGCCCGCGCTGCCTGCCCAGGCCGGCATTCGCGACATGCTCAACATCAACGAGCAGCCGGGCGTCGTCCCGACGAAGCAGGAATCGTTGCTGCCGCCGGAATTCCGGCCGCAGCCGGTCTATTTCCGCTCCAACGAGCCGCCGGGCACGATCGTCATCAACACGGATGAGCGCTTCCTCTATCTGGTGCAGCCGGACAACCGCGCCATCCGCTATGGCGTCGGTGTCGGCCGCGACGGCTTCCAATGGTCGGGCCTGCTGAAGATCTCGCGCAAGGCGGAGTGGCCCGATTGGCGGCCGCCGGCGGAGATGATCCAGCGCCAGCCCTATCTGCCGCGCTTCATGGCCGGCGGCGAAGGCAACCCGATGGGCGCCCGCGCGCTCTATCTCGGCGATACCATCTACCGCATCCATGGCACCAACCAGCCGCAGACGATCGGCCATGCGCTGTCGTCGGGCTGCTTCCGCATGGTGAACAACGACGTCATCGACCTGTTCGACCGCGTGCCGGTCGGAACCAAGGTGATCGTTCGCCAGCAGGCCAAGCTCTGA
- a CDS encoding SDR family NAD(P)-dependent oxidoreductase: MKQALVTGGARGIGYGVAEALLAAGYTVTVTGLSEVEVAAVPKREHLAAIVLDVTDQTSADAAIARFDRLDALVNCAGVLFRGQEYDMAVFQKVIDVNLTGTMRMCVGARPLLAKQGGAIVNTASMLAIFGGPLVPAYTASKGGVAQLTKALGVAWAEEGIRVNAVAPGWVATEVTRGIVEDPVRSAGILGRTPMKRWGEPRDIGDVVAFLCSDAARFMTGTVVPVDGGYASV, from the coding sequence TTGAAGCAGGCACTGGTTACCGGCGGAGCGCGCGGCATCGGCTATGGCGTGGCCGAGGCGCTGCTCGCTGCCGGCTATACCGTCACCGTCACCGGGCTCAGCGAGGTGGAAGTCGCCGCCGTGCCGAAGCGCGAGCATCTCGCCGCGATCGTGCTCGACGTGACCGACCAGACGTCCGCCGATGCGGCGATTGCCCGGTTCGACCGGCTGGATGCGCTGGTCAACTGCGCCGGCGTGCTGTTTCGGGGCCAGGAATATGACATGGCAGTGTTCCAGAAGGTGATCGACGTGAACCTGACCGGCACGATGCGCATGTGCGTCGGCGCCAGGCCCCTGCTGGCGAAGCAGGGCGGCGCCATCGTCAATACCGCGTCGATGCTGGCGATCTTCGGCGGGCCGCTGGTGCCGGCCTATACGGCCTCGAAGGGCGGCGTCGCGCAATTGACCAAGGCGCTCGGCGTCGCCTGGGCCGAGGAGGGCATCCGCGTCAACGCGGTGGCGCCTGGTTGGGTCGCGACCGAAGTCACGCGCGGCATCGTCGAGGATCCGGTGCGATCCGCCGGCATTCTCGGCCGCACGCCCATGAAACGCTGGGGCGAACCCCGCGATATCGGCGACGTCGTCGCCTTCCTTTGTTCCGACGCCGCCCGCTTCATGACCGGTACGGTCGTGCCGGTCGACGGCGGCTATGCCTCGGTTTGA
- a CDS encoding amino acid ABC transporter substrate-binding protein: MFPGVLSLRVATLALAATLGSAVAAQAGTLDTVKQRGNLVCGVSQGLLGFSNADANGKWTGFDVDFCRAVATAIFDDPEKVTYVPLSAAERFDALKDGKVDLLSRNSTWTMSRETDLPLAFVGVTYYDGQGFMVKRDSGKVSALELDGSTVCVQSGTTSEENFADYFTANSMKFTTISASTPAESLENYKTGKCAVLTTDVSQLYSERAALEDAADHIILPDVISKEPLGPVVRQDDPKWRALVAWVHNAMLNAEELGVSSERVDEAKASKKPDVMRLVGTDGAFGEKLGLSNDWAINIVAKVGNYGEVYERNLGVGSKLGIPRGLNQLWSLGGIQYAPPIR, encoded by the coding sequence ATGTTTCCTGGGGTTCTTTCCCTGCGCGTCGCGACGCTGGCTCTCGCCGCGACGCTTGGCTCGGCCGTCGCGGCCCAAGCCGGAACGCTCGATACGGTCAAGCAGCGCGGCAATCTGGTCTGCGGCGTCAGCCAGGGCCTGCTCGGCTTCTCCAATGCCGACGCAAACGGCAAATGGACGGGCTTCGACGTCGATTTCTGCCGCGCCGTCGCCACCGCGATCTTCGACGATCCGGAGAAGGTGACCTATGTGCCACTCTCCGCGGCCGAGCGCTTTGACGCGCTGAAGGACGGCAAGGTCGACCTGCTGTCACGCAACTCCACCTGGACGATGTCGCGCGAGACGGACCTGCCGCTCGCCTTCGTCGGCGTCACCTATTATGACGGCCAGGGCTTCATGGTGAAGCGCGACAGCGGCAAGGTCTCGGCGCTGGAGCTGGACGGCTCGACCGTCTGCGTCCAGAGCGGCACGACCAGCGAAGAGAACTTCGCGGATTATTTCACCGCCAATTCGATGAAGTTCACGACGATCTCGGCCAGCACTCCGGCGGAATCGCTCGAGAACTACAAGACCGGCAAGTGCGCGGTGCTGACCACCGACGTGTCCCAGCTCTATTCCGAGCGCGCGGCGCTGGAAGACGCGGCCGACCACATCATCCTGCCCGACGTGATCTCCAAGGAGCCGCTCGGCCCCGTCGTGCGCCAGGACGACCCGAAATGGCGCGCTTTGGTGGCTTGGGTCCACAACGCCATGCTGAATGCCGAAGAACTGGGCGTCTCGTCGGAACGCGTCGACGAGGCCAAGGCCTCGAAGAAGCCCGACGTCATGCGCCTGGTCGGCACGGACGGCGCCTTCGGCGAAAAGCTCGGTCTTTCCAACGACTGGGCGATCAACATCGTCGCCAAGGTCGGCAACTACGGCGAGGTCTATGAGCGCAATCTGGGCGTCGGCTCGAAGCTCGGCATCCCGCGCGGCCTGAACCAGCTCTGGTCGCTAGGCGGCATCCAGTACGCCCCGCCGATCCGCTAG
- a CDS encoding ATP-binding protein: MKAGIELGTNTAGQPALLDLEELLSTRLLVQGNSGSGKSHLLRRLLEQSAGMVQQAIIDPEGDFVSFSERFGHTVVDAERSPSELQRIALRIRQHRASVVLNLEGLDAEEQMRCAAAFLNGLFDADRSVWYPMLITVDEAQIFAPAVAGEVSDEARRLSLGAMTNLMCRGRKRGLAGIVATQRLAKLAKNVAAEASNFLMGRTFLDIDMARAADLLGMDRRQAEGFRDLDPGQFIALGPALSRKPIPLRIGAVDTAGRSGRPVLMPLPDMPQAEMQDLIFVGGEADLLPMPAPSQSRARGTAELLREIEISGPLDTTPEAELDTRTEAEKQELLDSVYAEIMSDPDTAFRPAPSIYQDFLFHCRIKKLGTYGQDMPSFRKRLALARAGVSSDKGDDAWEQVLAVAESLPEEMQGVFLLLARAAREEAPCPTDEALANAYGSRSPSRGRWLLTYMSEHGHIRSEADFRGSRIVTIAGVNWRTLPGAPKAGPIKKVDPLRRAPMLPLPAARPAE; the protein is encoded by the coding sequence ATGAAAGCTGGAATCGAACTCGGGACGAACACGGCAGGCCAGCCCGCCCTTCTCGACCTTGAGGAACTGCTTTCGACCCGCCTGCTGGTGCAGGGAAACTCCGGCTCCGGCAAATCCCATCTCCTGCGCCGCCTGCTCGAACAGAGCGCCGGCATGGTGCAGCAGGCGATCATCGATCCCGAGGGCGATTTCGTCAGCTTCTCGGAGCGTTTCGGCCACACGGTCGTCGACGCCGAGCGCAGCCCCAGCGAATTGCAGCGGATCGCGCTGCGCATCCGGCAGCATCGCGCCTCCGTCGTGCTAAATCTGGAAGGCCTCGACGCGGAAGAGCAGATGCGCTGCGCCGCCGCCTTCCTGAACGGGCTTTTCGACGCCGACCGCAGCGTCTGGTATCCGATGCTGATCACCGTCGACGAGGCGCAGATCTTTGCGCCCGCCGTGGCCGGTGAAGTCTCGGACGAGGCGCGCCGCCTGTCGCTCGGCGCCATGACCAATCTGATGTGCCGCGGCCGCAAGCGCGGACTGGCCGGCATCGTCGCCACCCAGCGCCTCGCCAAGCTCGCCAAGAACGTCGCGGCGGAAGCGTCGAACTTCCTGATGGGCCGCACCTTCCTCGATATCGACATGGCACGCGCCGCCGACCTGCTCGGCATGGATCGCCGCCAGGCCGAAGGTTTTCGCGATCTCGACCCCGGCCAGTTCATCGCGCTCGGCCCGGCGCTGTCGCGCAAGCCGATTCCGCTGCGCATCGGCGCGGTGGATACGGCCGGGCGCAGCGGCCGCCCCGTGCTGATGCCGCTTCCCGACATGCCGCAGGCCGAAATGCAGGACCTGATCTTCGTCGGAGGCGAGGCAGACCTGCTGCCTATGCCGGCTCCCAGCCAGTCCCGCGCCCGGGGCACGGCGGAACTGCTGCGCGAGATCGAGATCTCGGGCCCGCTCGACACGACTCCGGAAGCCGAACTCGACACGCGGACGGAAGCCGAGAAGCAGGAACTGCTGGATTCCGTCTATGCCGAGATCATGTCGGACCCGGACACGGCGTTCCGCCCGGCGCCGTCGATCTACCAGGACTTCCTGTTCCATTGCCGCATCAAGAAGCTTGGCACCTATGGCCAGGACATGCCGAGCTTCCGCAAGCGCCTGGCGCTGGCGCGTGCCGGCGTCAGCTCGGACAAGGGCGACGATGCCTGGGAGCAGGTTCTGGCCGTCGCCGAAAGCCTGCCGGAGGAGATGCAGGGCGTCTTCCTGCTGCTTGCCCGCGCCGCCCGGGAAGAGGCCCCCTGCCCGACGGACGAAGCACTCGCCAACGCCTATGGCAGCCGGTCGCCCTCGCGTGGCCGCTGGCTGCTCACCTATATGTCGGAACACGGCCATATCCGCAGCGAAGCCGATTTCCGCGGCAGCCGGATCGTGACGATCGCCGGCGTCAACTGGCGCACCTTGCCGGGGGCGCCGAAGGCCGGCCCGATCAAGAAGGTCGACCCGCTGCGGCGGGCGCCGATGCTGCCGCTTCCGGCCGCCCGCCCGGCAGAATAG
- a CDS encoding fluoride efflux transporter FluC, with amino-acid sequence MRALDVMWVGLGGGAGSLLRWWIGRIVGERYRGSFPLATFLINVSGAFVIGYLSVLFSVDWRDRYGTVLNAGVLTGILGGYTTFSSMQLDAAKLAGSGRGQLALGYLLLSVAAGLIAAALGAALARVQG; translated from the coding sequence ATGCGCGCACTGGATGTCATGTGGGTCGGTCTTGGTGGCGGCGCGGGATCGCTGCTGCGCTGGTGGATCGGGCGGATCGTCGGCGAGCGCTATCGCGGCAGCTTTCCGCTGGCGACGTTCCTGATCAACGTCTCGGGCGCCTTCGTCATCGGCTACCTTTCCGTGCTGTTCTCCGTCGACTGGCGCGATCGCTATGGCACTGTGCTGAACGCCGGCGTGCTGACGGGCATCCTCGGCGGCTACACCACCTTCAGCAGCATGCAGCTCGACGCCGCCAAGCTCGCCGGCTCGGGCCGGGGGCAACTGGCGCTCGGCTATCTGCTTCTGTCGGTCGCCGCCGGTCTGATCGCCGCGGCGCTTGGCGCCGCGCTCGCGCGCGTCCAGGGTTGA
- a CDS encoding cold-shock protein, with product MGSKNSAEPSSAERREDEGGLDLVEVAGSIKWFDASKGYGFILPDDGSPDILLHVTCLRRDGFQTAYEGARIVCEVTQGQRGLQAFRVLSMDDSTAVHPAQVGPPRTHTVIVPTSGLERCIVKWFNRVKGYGFVTRGEGTEDIFVHMETLRRYGLTELRPGQTVLVRFGDGDKGLMAAEIRPDDGSGPSSH from the coding sequence ATGGGTTCCAAGAACAGCGCTGAACCATCGTCCGCCGAAAGGCGCGAGGACGAAGGCGGGCTGGATCTGGTCGAAGTAGCGGGCTCGATCAAATGGTTCGATGCCTCGAAGGGCTATGGCTTCATCCTGCCCGACGATGGCTCGCCGGATATTCTGCTTCATGTGACCTGTCTGCGCCGCGACGGTTTTCAGACCGCCTATGAAGGCGCCCGCATCGTTTGCGAGGTCACCCAGGGCCAGCGCGGGCTGCAGGCGTTTCGCGTGCTCAGCATGGATGATTCGACAGCGGTCCATCCGGCCCAGGTCGGTCCGCCGCGCACCCACACCGTCATCGTGCCGACCAGCGGCCTCGAGCGCTGCATCGTCAAGTGGTTCAACCGCGTCAAGGGTTACGGCTTCGTCACGCGGGGCGAAGGCACGGAGGATATCTTCGTCCATATGGAGACGCTCCGCCGCTATGGCCTGACGGAACTCCGTCCGGGCCAGACCGTGCTGGTGCGCTTCGGCGACGGCGACAAGGGACTGATGGCTGCCGAAATCCGCCCGGATGACGGCTCCGGCCCGTCGTCGCACTGA
- a CDS encoding NAD-dependent epimerase/dehydratase family protein — MRIAITGGNGNLARKLIAGLGAEPWCQALVALDRRFDPIEPPAHASLACIEADLRDGGDRRWRDALASVDAVIHLAAQNPYPEADWTDSALSFDMTALLATAAAGSGVRRFVFASSNHVMGGYKETDIAVTPGALTEALPPLPGTRWRHDGGSSDSTPYAVAKLMGERLCCTLAARDGMTAVALRIGWCQPGENHPSTISGSGTPHSRLDAMDETDRRDLAWFRGMWLSNRDLVGVFAAALRADPAGWPAPGIVVNAVSGNAGMAWSMARAATLLGFVPADDAMRVLGEADDLPRC, encoded by the coding sequence ATGCGCATTGCCATCACCGGCGGCAACGGAAACCTCGCCCGCAAGCTGATCGCCGGACTGGGCGCCGAACCCTGGTGCCAGGCGCTGGTGGCTCTGGATCGACGCTTCGACCCAATCGAGCCGCCGGCGCATGCCAGCCTCGCCTGCATCGAGGCGGATCTGCGCGATGGCGGCGACCGCCGCTGGCGCGATGCCCTTGCCTCGGTCGACGCCGTTATCCATCTCGCTGCGCAGAACCCCTATCCCGAAGCGGACTGGACGGATTCCGCCCTCTCCTTCGACATGACCGCCCTGCTCGCCACCGCTGCCGCCGGCTCCGGCGTCCGGCGCTTCGTGTTCGCGAGCTCCAACCATGTGATGGGCGGCTACAAGGAGACCGACATCGCCGTGACGCCGGGCGCGCTGACCGAGGCGCTTCCGCCGCTGCCGGGCACGCGCTGGCGCCATGATGGCGGCAGCAGCGACAGCACGCCCTATGCGGTCGCCAAACTGATGGGCGAACGGCTCTGCTGCACCCTTGCCGCGCGCGACGGCATGACGGCAGTGGCGCTGCGCATCGGCTGGTGTCAGCCGGGCGAAAACCACCCCTCCACCATCTCCGGATCCGGCACGCCGCATAGCCGCCTCGACGCGATGGACGAGACGGACCGGCGCGACCTCGCCTGGTTCCGCGGCATGTGGCTTTCGAACCGGGACCTTGTCGGCGTGTTCGCCGCCGCTCTCCGCGCGGACCCCGCCGGCTGGCCCGCGCCGGGGATCGTGGTCAATGCGGTATCGGGCAATGCCGGCATGGCCTGGAGCATGGCAAGGGCCGCGACTCTGCTGGGCTTCGTCCCCGCCGATGACGCTATGCGTGTGCTAGGAGAGGCAGATGATCTGCCCCGATGCTAG
- a CDS encoding LacI family DNA-binding transcriptional regulator, with translation MNVKNSYTLADVALRAEVSEITVSRVLRNKASVADKTRERVLAVVRQMGYVPNRVAGTLASAGSNLIGVVLPSLSNIVFPDVLRGIHASLASSGYQPVIGVTDYDMNTEEELVASLLSWQPAAMIVSGLHHTDYTVAMLKRSGVRIAELMDIDSPPLDIAVGMSHRQAGYDTAMHLHKRGYRRFGYVGHDRERDERAARRYEGFREGLQALGLSLIGEATLDGPSSTQAGRELLGQLLAQHANLDVVVFSNDDMAVGGVFHCFAAGIKPREDLALFGFNGLDIGQALPQPLSTILSRRFLIGKTAAEMILQSPDYPGQPTICDTGYDIVEGETA, from the coding sequence ATGAACGTGAAGAACTCCTACACCCTGGCCGATGTGGCGTTGCGGGCGGAAGTCAGCGAGATCACCGTCTCGCGCGTGCTCCGCAACAAGGCCTCGGTCGCCGACAAGACGCGCGAGCGGGTGCTCGCCGTCGTCCGGCAGATGGGTTACGTGCCGAATCGGGTGGCCGGGACCCTGGCCTCGGCCGGCTCCAACCTGATCGGCGTCGTGCTGCCGTCGCTGTCGAACATCGTGTTCCCCGACGTGCTGCGCGGCATCCACGCCTCGCTCGCTTCGTCCGGCTATCAGCCGGTCATCGGGGTCACCGATTACGATATGAACACGGAAGAGGAACTGGTGGCGTCGCTGCTGTCGTGGCAGCCGGCCGCGATGATCGTCTCCGGCCTTCACCATACGGACTACACGGTGGCGATGCTGAAGCGCTCGGGCGTGCGCATCGCCGAACTGATGGATATCGATTCCCCGCCGCTCGACATCGCCGTCGGCATGTCGCATCGCCAGGCGGGCTATGACACGGCGATGCATCTCCACAAGCGCGGCTATCGCCGCTTCGGCTATGTCGGCCACGACCGCGAGCGCGACGAACGTGCCGCGCGCCGCTATGAGGGATTTCGCGAGGGGCTGCAGGCGCTCGGGCTGTCGCTGATCGGCGAGGCGACGCTGGACGGGCCGAGCTCGACCCAGGCCGGGCGCGAACTGCTCGGCCAATTGCTGGCCCAGCATGCCAATCTCGACGTCGTTGTCTTTTCCAATGACGACATGGCGGTGGGCGGGGTGTTCCATTGCTTCGCCGCCGGGATCAAGCCGCGCGAGGATCTGGCGCTGTTCGGCTTCAATGGGCTCGATATCGGCCAGGCGCTGCCGCAGCCGCTGTCGACGATCCTGTCGCGCCGCTTCCTGATCGGCAAGACGGCGGCCGAGATGATCCTCCAGAGCCCCGATTATCCGGGCCAGCCGACCATCTGCGACACCGGCTACGACATCGTCGAGGGCGAGACCGCCTAG
- a CDS encoding Glu/Leu/Phe/Val family dehydrogenase, with protein MTDATMLDQALTRLDEAAAHLHLDGDVLEKLKYPRETTKVRLMIRMDDGSRKSFMAWRCRYDDTRGPTKGGIRFHPDSTIEEVETLAFWMTMKCAVMNLPYGGGKGAVRVDPHSLSKAELERLSRAYMQAFSKIVGPDRDIPAPDVYTNSMIMGWMADEYSSIVGQSTPAVITGKPISLGGSLGRDDATARGGYYLVRNLASELGLTPGARVAIQGFGNAGQHIASLLGADGYKIVAVSDSKGAIHNDAGLDVAKLLAAKKTGSVLQLAGSDGITAIDADTITAVDCEILVPAALEDLIHKDNAAAIMARVILELANGPITPEADVILAEKNVVVLPDILANAGGVTVSYFEWVQNRQGYYWTAEEVRSRLQDTMDREGRAVWTLAQERGITVRSAAYVHALARVAGAIEAHGTQKFFTS; from the coding sequence ATGACGGACGCCACCATGCTCGACCAGGCTCTCACGCGCCTCGACGAAGCAGCAGCCCACCTGCACCTGGACGGCGATGTCCTCGAAAAGCTCAAATATCCGCGCGAAACCACCAAGGTTCGCTTGATGATCCGCATGGATGACGGCTCGCGGAAGTCCTTCATGGCCTGGCGCTGCCGCTATGACGACACGCGCGGCCCGACCAAGGGCGGCATCCGCTTCCATCCCGATTCGACCATCGAGGAAGTCGAGACGCTCGCCTTCTGGATGACGATGAAGTGCGCCGTCATGAACCTGCCCTATGGCGGCGGCAAGGGTGCCGTGCGCGTCGATCCGCATTCGCTGTCGAAGGCGGAACTGGAGCGCCTGTCGCGCGCCTACATGCAGGCCTTCTCGAAGATCGTCGGCCCCGACCGTGATATCCCGGCGCCGGACGTCTATACCAATTCGATGATCATGGGCTGGATGGCGGACGAGTATTCCTCCATCGTCGGCCAGTCGACGCCGGCCGTCATCACCGGCAAGCCGATCTCGCTGGGTGGCTCGCTCGGCCGTGACGACGCCACCGCGCGCGGCGGCTATTATCTCGTCCGCAATCTCGCCTCGGAACTGGGCCTGACGCCCGGCGCCCGCGTCGCGATCCAGGGCTTCGGCAATGCCGGCCAGCACATCGCCAGCCTCCTCGGCGCCGATGGCTACAAGATCGTCGCCGTCTCGGATTCGAAGGGCGCGATCCACAACGACGCCGGCCTCGACGTCGCCAAGCTGCTCGCCGCCAAGAAGACCGGCTCGGTGCTTCAGCTGGCCGGCTCGGACGGCATCACGGCCATCGACGCCGACACGATCACCGCGGTCGATTGCGAGATCCTGGTTCCGGCAGCGCTTGAGGACCTGATCCACAAGGACAACGCCGCGGCCATCATGGCGCGCGTCATCCTGGAGCTCGCCAACGGTCCGATCACCCCGGAAGCCGACGTGATCCTGGCCGAGAAGAACGTCGTCGTCCTGCCCGATATCCTGGCCAATGCCGGCGGCGTCACCGTCTCCTATTTCGAGTGGGTGCAGAACCGCCAGGGCTATTACTGGACGGCCGAGGAAGTTCGCTCGCGCCTGCAGGATACTATGGATCGCGAGGGCCGCGCCGTGTGGACCCTGGCGCAGGAACGCGGCATCACCGTCCGCAGCGCCGCCTATGTCCACGCGCTGGCGCGCGTTGCCGGCGCCATCGAGGCGCATGGCACGCAGAAGTTCTTCACCAGCTAA
- a CDS encoding DedA family protein translates to MSLIEPYIAAYGSFAIFVIIFFEALGAPLPGESALVAIGVLATRGDVDLAHALIGAFCGAVLGDSTGYAIGHFGGRPLLLRYGGWIKLTPERLGKLEGLFRERGIWIVMTARFVVVLRQMNGLIAGAVAMPWLHFLSANVVGAAAWVLVWGLGPYVAVDWFKAFLHP, encoded by the coding sequence CTGTCGCTGATCGAGCCCTACATCGCGGCCTATGGCAGCTTCGCCATCTTCGTCATCATCTTTTTCGAAGCGCTCGGCGCGCCATTGCCCGGCGAGAGCGCGCTGGTCGCCATCGGCGTGCTGGCAACGCGGGGCGATGTCGATCTCGCCCATGCCCTGATCGGCGCCTTCTGCGGCGCCGTGCTCGGCGACAGCACCGGCTATGCGATCGGCCATTTCGGGGGTCGCCCGCTGCTGCTGCGCTATGGCGGCTGGATCAAGCTGACACCCGAGCGGCTCGGCAAGCTCGAAGGGCTGTTTCGAGAGCGCGGCATCTGGATCGTGATGACGGCGCGATTTGTCGTCGTGCTGCGCCAGATGAACGGACTGATCGCCGGCGCGGTCGCGATGCCCTGGCTGCATTTCCTGTCGGCCAATGTCGTCGGCGCAGCGGCCTGGGTGTTGGTCTGGGGGCTCGGCCCCTATGTCGCCGTCGACTGGTTCAAGGCCTTCCTGCACCCCTGA